GAACGTCTCGCTGGCGAAGTAGAGACCCTCGACGTTCGGGGCCTTCCAGTTCGGGCGGAACTGGCCCACCAGTCCCGGCTTCTGGATCACGCCGAACGAGGGGTCGTACACCAGGTGGCGCCGCTTGAAGACGTGGTCGGCCAGACCCGGCCACATGATCTCAACGTCCTGCTCGAACTCGTCGAACTTCTGCTTCACGAAGGCCATGTCGCCGTTGCGGCCGAAGCCGTGCAGCATCGCCCCCATGACGTAGAGGTGCTTCCCTTCCGGCGCCACCGACGGGTCGAGCGCCGACATCTCGAACATGAACCCCGAGGTGTTGGCCACCGGGGTGTGCATCCACGTCGCGATCTCCTGTCGGTCCAGGACGCTGACCGGCTCCTCGGTCGCCATGTACAGCCCGGCCCAGCTGATCCGCCAGCGGTCCTGCGCCATCGTCTCGATCTGCTGCACGTACCAGTCCGGCAGGACGTTGGGGTCCACCAGCTGGAGGACGTGCCACACCGGCAGGGTCGAGATCACCACGTCGGCGGTGACGATCTCCTCGTGGAACACCTCGTTCGGCAGCACCGCGTCGGCCCTCGGGAGGGCGACACCGACGATCGTCCGGTCCTCCATCACGACCCGGCTGACCGGCTGGCCCAGCCGGACCTCGCCGCCGTTCTCCACCACCGCGTCCCGCAGCTCGGTGAACATCGCGTCCCACCCGCCGACCGGCCAGTAGGAGTACGCCGCGGTCTGCTTCTCCTCGTAGTGCATCTTCCGCACGAACAGGTTCTCGGAGGCGGAGTGGTCCCACCAGTCCTCGGTCATGCACTCCATCACGGTGATGAACTCGAACAGGTCGACCACGCCCTGGTGGTCGGTGTGCTGGTGGATCCAGTCGCGCATGGGCCGGTCGTCCCACTGCTCGAGCTCCTCGTATGAGGTCTCCATCAGCGCGGCGATGACCTTCTTCAGCTCGTCCTTGTCGCCGGAGTACCGATCGCGGATCGACCCCCACGACTGCGTCTCGTGATTCCACACCGGCATGTCGGTGTTCTTCGGACCGTGCCCCAGCTCGCGACCGAGGTGAGCGAAGATCCGGGTCAGCCCCGAGCCGGAGTCCTCCATCAGGTGCGCACCCAAGTTCAGCTGGTAGCCCTCGTCGTCGGTGGCCATCCCGCGACCACCGAGGTAGGGGCTGCGCTCGAGGAGGAGAACGGACCTCCCCTCCTTCGCGAGCAGGGCGGCGGCGGACAGGCCGGCGGCTCCGGCGCCGATCACGATGACGTCGTACTCACTCACGGGATGACCCTTCGACTCGTTTCCGGTAATCTACCAAACATTCGGTAGAACAAGCGAGGAGAAGTCATGCGCGAAGCCGTGATCGTCGACGCCGTCCGAAGCCCGATCGGGAAGGGGAAGCCGGGGGGAGCGCTGTCCGGCTGGCATCCCGCCGACCTGCTGGGGACCGTCCTCGCCGGCCTCGTGGAGCGGACGGGCGTCGACCCCTCCACCATCGAGGACGTCATCGCCGGGTGTGTCTCCCAGGCGGGTGAGCAGTCGTTCAACGTCGCTCGCAACGCCGTCCTCTCCGCGGGCCTCCCCGAGACGGTGCCGGCCACCTCGATCGATCGGCAGTGCGGCTCGTCCCAGCAGGCCGTCCACTTCGCCGCCCAGGGCATCATCGCCGGCGCCTACGACGTCGCCATCGCCGCCGGGGTTGAGGTGATGTCGCGGGTGCCGATGTTCTCCTCGAACATGGGCACCGACCCCTACGGCACCGGCACCCACGAGCGCTACGACAACCGCTTGGTCCCACAGGGCATCTCCGCCGAGATGATCGCCGCGAAGTGGGGGTTCAGCCGCGAGCAGCTGGACGAGTTCGCGGCCGGCTCCCACGCCAAGGCCCACCACGCCACCCAGGAGGGGTGGTTCGAGCCCGAGATCCTGCCGCTCGCCGTCGACCGGGGCGAGGGCCCGACCGGCGAGACCATCGCCACCGACGAGGGCATCCGACCCGGGTCGACTCCGGAGGTGCTGGCCGGGCTCCGTCCCGCCTTCCACACCGAGGAGCTGGCCGCCGAGCACCCGGACCTCAGCTGGGTGGTGACGGCCGGAGGCGCCTCGCAGCTCTCCGACGGCGCCGCCGCGCTGCTGCTCATGGAGCGAGAGACCGCCGAGGAGGCCGGCTTCACCCCCCGAGCGGCCGTCCGGCACTTCGCGGTCGTCGGCGACGACCCGATCCTCATGCTGACCGGTGTCATCCCCGCAACCGAGCAGGTGCTGGCCCGCGCCGACCTGACCATGGCCGACATCGACGCCTTCGAGGTCAACGAGGCCTTCGCACCCGTCGTCCTCGCCTGGGAGGCGGAGATGAAACCCGACATGGACCGGGTCAACGTGCATGGCGGTGCGATCGCCAACGGACACCCGCTGGGTGCGTCCGGAGCCAAGCTGATGACCACGCTGCTCGGCGTACTCGAACGAACCGGTGGACGGTATGGCCTGCAGACCATGTGCGAGGGTGGCGGCATGGCCAACGCCACCATCATCGAGCGGTTGAGCTGATGGACATCGAGTTCGGGGTCCCCGGCCAGATCATGCCGCCGGCCGACAAGGCCATCCAGTTCGCCCAGCGGGCTGAGGAGGACGGCTTCGACGCGGTGTGGTGGCCCTGCCACCTGATGAACTGGTTCCCCGACTCGATCTGGACCGAGGACATCAGTCCGCTCACCAAGTACCAGAAGGTCCACACGCACTTCGACCCGCTGCTGATGATGTCGGCCGTCGGCTCGCAGCTCGAGCGGACCAAGGTCGGCGTGGTCGTCACCGACCTGCTGCGCCGCAACCCGGCCATGGCGGCCAACGCCCTCCTCACCCTCGACCACGTCACCCAGGGGAAGGCGATCCTCGGCCTCGGGAGCGGCGAGCGGCTAAACGTCGAGCCGTACGGCATCAACTTCGACAAGCCCGTCGGCAAGTTCGAGGAGCACCTGCACGTCATGCGGATGCTGATGGACACCGACGACCCGGTCACCTGGAAGGGGGAGCACATCACGGTGGAGGATGCGGTCCTGCACCTGCCCCCCTACGGCGACCGGCAGCCGCCCATCTGGGTTGCGGCCCACGGGCCCCGGATGCTCGGGATCACCGGCCGGTACGGCGACGGGTGGTTGCCGACCAAGATGCCGCCGGAGCAGTACGGCACCTCCCGGGAGACCATCATTGCCGCGGGGGAGGAAGCCGGCCGGGACATGAGCCACTTCCAGCCCGGGATGCTCGGCTACATCCTGGTTGGCCCGGACGAGGAGGCCGTCGAGCGGATGACCCACGAGGCGCTGGTCCGCTTCCTCTGCGTCCTGCTGCCCTCGCAGGTCTACCGGGACCTCGGCTTCACCCCGCCGCTGGAGGGGAAGGGGTCTGGATTCCACGACTTCATCCCCTCACGCGTCGACCGGGCCGAGGCCGAGCGCATCGTCGAGGCGATCGACCCCTCCGTCGTGCGCTACTACGCCTTCTGCGGCACGCCCGAGTCCATCGTCGACCAGCTGAAGCCGTACCACGCCAATGGCCTGCGCCACATGATCCTGTGGAACATCACCGCCTTCGGCGACCCTGAGCTGGCGCGCTGGTCCTTCGACGGGCTCCGGCAGATCAAGGCCATGTTGCAGGAGGCGTGAGCGTGCCCTCCTCCGAACGATCCGACGCAGCGTCAGTCGAGGCCCTCGAGCCGTTCACCGCCGAGGTTCGCGATGACGGCGTGGCGATCCTCACGATCGACCGACCGGACAAGCAGAACGCGATGTCGGTGGCCTTCTTCGAGAACCTCGAACCGCAGCTCGACATCTTCGACGCCGACGACCGGGTCCGTGTCGTCATCATCACCGGTGCGGGGGAGGAGGCCTTCAGCGCCGGTGGGGACATCGAGAGCTTCCTGATCATGGACGACGTCGCCAGCTACCGGCGGCGGCTGAAGCTGGTCTTCGACGCCTTCCACGCCGTCGAGCGGTGTGAGGTGCCGGTGATCGCCGCGGTCAACGGGGTGGCCTACGGCGGCGGGACGGAGCTGTCCTTGGCCGCCGACCTGGTCATCGCCTCGGACCGGGCGAAGTTCGCCTTCCGTGAGCCGGTGATGGGGTTGATGCCCGGCTACGGCGTGGTCCGCGGGCCCGCCGTCATCGGGCCGCAGTGGACCCGGTACCTCGCGCTCTCGGCCAACCCGATCGACGGGGCGACGGCGGAGCGGATCGGTCTCGCGTTGCGGTGCGTGCCGCACGAGCAGCTGATGGACACCGCGATCGAGGTAGCCGCGGGCATCGCCCGCCGGGCACCGCTGTCGGTGCGCATGGGCAAGGCGTTCATCAACCGCACCCAGGGGGCCCCTGGCCTGGCGGAGTCGATCGAGGCCACCGCGCTGCTCTTCACCACGCAGGACCACAAGAACGCCGCCCAGGCCTTCCTGGACAAGGAGCGCCCGACCTTCGAGGGGCGCTGACTTGGCACAAACGGTCAGAGGCCCGCGCTGGGCCTCGATACCGTCACTCCGGTGAACGCCCCCTCCTCCACCATGCCTGCCGACGTGGCTGCGACGTTCGACGCGTCCGACCGCGAGGTCAGGGACGCGCTGCTCTCCCTGCGACACCTCATCCTCGACACCGCTGCGGAGACAGCTGACGTCGGTCCGCTGGAAGAGTCTCTGAAGTGGGGGCAGCCCAGCTACCGGCCCCTCGACGGCGGCGGGACGACCGTCCGAGTGGCGCCCGTCCGAGGGTCCTCCACCACCTATGGCATGTACGTGACCTGCTCCACCTCGCTGGTCGAGCAGTGGCGAGACGCCTTCGGTGAGCTGTTCCGGTATGACGGAACACGCGGGATCCTGTTCGAGGTCGGCGCCCCAGTCCCCACAGACGAGGTGCGGGCGTGCGTTGTGATGGCGCTGACCTACCACCGCACAGATTGACCAGAACGGTGTGTCGAGCCCCCGCCCGCACCGTAGTACCCGCAGGTGAGAGGCCTGCGCCCGCACGGATCGACCGAACGGGCGACCTCCACCTACTTCGATTTCGGTCGATCTGTGCCAGTCGCGGCTCACGTTGGCTCAGGCGGAGGTGATCCGCGGCGCCTCGGTGATCCCTGCCTCCTCCAACTCTCTCCGGATCCGCTCGCGCAGCTTGTACTTCTGGACCTTCGTGCCCGACATCGGGAAGTCCTCGGTGAAGCGGACGTAGCGCGGGACCTTGAACGTGGCGATCTGACCTCGGCAGAAGTCGATCAGGTCCTGCTCGGTCACGGTCGATCCGTCGACGCGCTGGACGAAGGCGCAGGGCACCTCGACGTACCGGGCATCCGGCGCCGCCACGACCTGAACCATCCGGACGTCAGGATGGCCCGCGAGGTGGTCCTCGATCTCCGCCGCGGCGACGTTCTCTCCGCCGACCTTGAGCATGTCCTTCAACCGTTCGACGAAGGTGATCCGGCCGTCGGCGTCCAGTCGGCACAGGTCGCCGCTGTGGAACCAGCCGTCCGGGTCGATCCGCTCGGCGGTTATGGCGGGATCTCCGTAGTAGCCGAGCAGCCGTGAGGGGCCCCGGTACAGCAGCTCGCCCCGCGCTGGCGGCTGCAGTACCTCTCCGCTGACCGGGTCGAGCAGTCTGACCTCCATGCCCGGCAGCACGTGCCCATTGGTCTGCGTGCGCTCCTCGAGGGTGTCGGTCACGACGCCGACGGCCAGGAACCCGCCGGATTCCGTCGACCCGGTGCCCGAGACCTGGACGGCGTCGGGGACCCGCTCCTGCATGGCGCGGAGACGCTCCGGGGTGCCGATGTTGATGATGCGCTCGACCGTCGAGAGGTCCGTCGTGGCGAAGTCGGGGTGGTCGAGGACGGCCAGCCAGATCGTCTCGAAGGAGGGGAAGGCCAGCGTGCAGCGCTCCTCCTCCAACTGGCGGAGGGCCACGCCGGGATCGAAGAAGCCGACGTGCACCAGCGTGCACCCGGCGACGAAGGCCGCCCCGGTCGCGGCGATGGCGGCGATGTGGAACAGGGGGAGCGGGGACCAGAACCGGTCGTCGGGCATGAGCTCCAACCGCTCGGCCAGGCTGGCGCTGGAGTTCAGGATCGTCGCTTGGCTGTGCATGACCCCCTTCGGTCGCGAGGTGGTCCCGGAGGTGAACAGGATCATGGCGAGCGCATCGGGGTCGACGGCCGGCAAGTCGTCCGCGACGCTGCGGGAGAGGAACGTCGACCAGGGCAGCACCTGCGGACGCCGA
The sequence above is a segment of the Euzebya tangerina genome. Coding sequences within it:
- a CDS encoding thiolase family protein, which encodes MREAVIVDAVRSPIGKGKPGGALSGWHPADLLGTVLAGLVERTGVDPSTIEDVIAGCVSQAGEQSFNVARNAVLSAGLPETVPATSIDRQCGSSQQAVHFAAQGIIAGAYDVAIAAGVEVMSRVPMFSSNMGTDPYGTGTHERYDNRLVPQGISAEMIAAKWGFSREQLDEFAAGSHAKAHHATQEGWFEPEILPLAVDRGEGPTGETIATDEGIRPGSTPEVLAGLRPAFHTEELAAEHPDLSWVVTAGGASQLSDGAAALLLMERETAEEAGFTPRAAVRHFAVVGDDPILMLTGVIPATEQVLARADLTMADIDAFEVNEAFAPVVLAWEAEMKPDMDRVNVHGGAIANGHPLGASGAKLMTTLLGVLERTGGRYGLQTMCEGGGMANATIIERLS
- a CDS encoding class I adenylate-forming enzyme family protein; the encoded protein is MSDTHPRFDVDGLTLPDIVDQAAERSDVEALVFPDERVTYGELRERSIGLAGNLRALGVEPGDHVAYLMAGGVDILVVMLGILRLGAVAVPINARYKAAEITGVLADADVRVVIAEQLYLKEVLVATEDPAAVPALRHIVGGEPDLPGGEPDRPGGKPRRPQVLPWSTFLSRSVADDLPAVDPDALAMILFTSGTTSRPKGVMHSQATILNSSASLAERLELMPDDRFWSPLPLFHIAAIAATGAAFVAGCTLVHVGFFDPGVALRQLEEERCTLAFPSFETIWLAVLDHPDFATTDLSTVERIINIGTPERLRAMQERVPDAVQVSGTGSTESGGFLAVGVVTDTLEERTQTNGHVLPGMEVRLLDPVSGEVLQPPARGELLYRGPSRLLGYYGDPAITAERIDPDGWFHSGDLCRLDADGRITFVERLKDMLKVGGENVAAAEIEDHLAGHPDVRMVQVVAAPDARYVEVPCAFVQRVDGSTVTEQDLIDFCRGQIATFKVPRYVRFTEDFPMSGTKVQKYKLRERIRRELEEAGITEAPRITSA
- a CDS encoding phytoene desaturase family protein yields the protein MSEYDVIVIGAGAAGLSAAALLAKEGRSVLLLERSPYLGGRGMATDDEGYQLNLGAHLMEDSGSGLTRIFAHLGRELGHGPKNTDMPVWNHETQSWGSIRDRYSGDKDELKKVIAALMETSYEELEQWDDRPMRDWIHQHTDHQGVVDLFEFITVMECMTEDWWDHSASENLFVRKMHYEEKQTAAYSYWPVGGWDAMFTELRDAVVENGGEVRLGQPVSRVVMEDRTIVGVALPRADAVLPNEVFHEEIVTADVVISTLPVWHVLQLVDPNVLPDWYVQQIETMAQDRWRISWAGLYMATEEPVSVLDRQEIATWMHTPVANTSGFMFEMSALDPSVAPEGKHLYVMGAMLHGFGRNGDMAFVKQKFDEFEQDVEIMWPGLADHVFKRRHLVYDPSFGVIQKPGLVGQFRPNWKAPNVEGLYFASETFKARGIGIDRAARVGLSAAEDILGRRLWPLEEGFRY
- a CDS encoding DUF1801 domain-containing protein; the encoded protein is MNAPSSTMPADVAATFDASDREVRDALLSLRHLILDTAAETADVGPLEESLKWGQPSYRPLDGGGTTVRVAPVRGSSTTYGMYVTCSTSLVEQWRDAFGELFRYDGTRGILFEVGAPVPTDEVRACVVMALTYHRTD
- a CDS encoding enoyl-CoA hydratase/isomerase family protein — its product is MSVPSSERSDAASVEALEPFTAEVRDDGVAILTIDRPDKQNAMSVAFFENLEPQLDIFDADDRVRVVIITGAGEEAFSAGGDIESFLIMDDVASYRRRLKLVFDAFHAVERCEVPVIAAVNGVAYGGGTELSLAADLVIASDRAKFAFREPVMGLMPGYGVVRGPAVIGPQWTRYLALSANPIDGATAERIGLALRCVPHEQLMDTAIEVAAGIARRAPLSVRMGKAFINRTQGAPGLAESIEATALLFTTQDHKNAAQAFLDKERPTFEGR
- a CDS encoding LLM class flavin-dependent oxidoreductase — encoded protein: MDIEFGVPGQIMPPADKAIQFAQRAEEDGFDAVWWPCHLMNWFPDSIWTEDISPLTKYQKVHTHFDPLLMMSAVGSQLERTKVGVVVTDLLRRNPAMAANALLTLDHVTQGKAILGLGSGERLNVEPYGINFDKPVGKFEEHLHVMRMLMDTDDPVTWKGEHITVEDAVLHLPPYGDRQPPIWVAAHGPRMLGITGRYGDGWLPTKMPPEQYGTSRETIIAAGEEAGRDMSHFQPGMLGYILVGPDEEAVERMTHEALVRFLCVLLPSQVYRDLGFTPPLEGKGSGFHDFIPSRVDRAEAERIVEAIDPSVVRYYAFCGTPESIVDQLKPYHANGLRHMILWNITAFGDPELARWSFDGLRQIKAMLQEA